The window ATGTGCCGATCTTCAGCATCGACTCCGGCGTCGCCTTCGAACGCGACACCGAATGGTTCGGCCAGCAGTCCCTCATCCAGACCCTCGAGCCCCGGCTGTACTACCTCTACGTGCCGGTGCGCGAGCAGAGCCAGATCCCGGTTTTCGATTCCGGCCGCACGGACTTCAACTTCGCCCAGATCTTCGCCGAGAACCGCTACGGCGGCAGCGACCGCATCGGCGACGCCAACCAGGCCACGCTGATGGTGACGTCCCGCCTGCTCGATCCCGCCAGCGGCATCGAGCTCCTGCGCGGCGCCGTCGGCCAGCGTTTCTACTTCACCACCGAACATGTGATCCTGCCCGGCGAGACGGCGCGCAGCGACCGCAAGACCGACCTGCTGGCCTCGCTGTCCGGCCGGGTGCTGCCGAAGACCTACATCGACGCCGGCTGGCAGTACAACCCCAACAAGTCATGGACCGAGCGGCTCAACTTCGGCGGCCGCTACCAGCCGGAAACCGGCAGGGTGCTCAACGCCGGCTATCGTTACACGCGCGACCAGCTCGGCCAGATCGACGTCTCGGGCCAGTGGCCGCTGTTCGGCGGCTGGCACGGCGTCGGCCGCTATAATTATTCGACGAAGGAGCGCCGCGTCGTCGAGACGGTCGGCGGCCTCGAATACGACGGCGGCTGCTGGGCGGCGCGCTTCGTCGTACAGCGCATCGCCACCCAGGCCAACAAGTCGACGACGGCCCTCTTCTTCCAGCTCGAGCTGAACGGCTTCTCGCGCATCGGTTCCAATCCGCTCGACCTTCTCAAGCGCAACATCCCAGGCTATGGGATCATCAACCAACCGACGGCCGACCCGATCTTCGGCGCCAACTGATCCAGCCATGCGATTCATGAAAACCCTTCCGTCCCTGCTGCTCGCCGTCGCGGCGCTGTTGCCGCCGGCCGTCGCCGCACAGCGGTCCCAGCCCATCGAGGCGGACCGCATCATTGCCGTCGTCAACAGCGAGGCCATCACCCTTTTCGAGTTGCGCGCCCGCATGGCCATGGTCGAGCGCCAGTTGCGCAGCCGGAACGTCCAGCTGCCGCCGCGCGACGTGCTCGAACCGCAGCTGCTCGAACGCATGATCATCGACCGCCTGCAATTGCAGTTCGCGAAGGAAACGGGCATGCAGGTTTCCGACGGCGAACTCGACGCCGCACTGCGCCGCATCGCCGAGGGCAACCGCTTTTCCATTCAGGATTTCCGGGCGGCCCTGGCGCGTGACGGCATCGCCTGGGACAAATTCCGCGAGGAAATCCGCGAGGAGATGCTCGTCTCGCGCCTGCGCGACCGCGAGGTGGAGAGCCGCATCGTCGTTTCCGAGGGCGAGATCGACAACTACCTGGCGAACCCCGGCAAGGCGGACGGCGGCGAGACGGCGCAACTGGCCCACATCGTCGTGCGGGTGCCCGAACAGGCCGACGCGGCCCAGCTCGCCCGTTTCCGCGCGCGCGCCGAACAGGCTTGGCAGCAGGTCCGGGGCGGTGACGATTTCGGCCGTGTCGCGGCCAGCTTCTCCGATGTTCCGGACGGATTGTCCGGCGGAATGATGGACATGCGCCCCATCGACCGGTTGCCCGGCCTCTACGCGGAAGCCGTGCAGAAGATGAAGCCGGGCGAGATCAGCGAGATCCTGCGCAGCCCGGCCGGCTTCCACATCATCAAGCTGGTCGAGCGGCGCGGCGGCGCGACGCCGACGCAGGCGCTGAGGCAAACCCACGCCCGGCACATCCTCGTCAAGGTCAACGAGCTTGTCTCGGACGCCGAGGCGAGGCACAAGCTGACTGGTCTGAAGGAGCGCCTCGACAACGGCGCGGATTTCGCCGAGCTGGCGCGCCTGCACTCCAACGACCTTTCGGCCGCCAGGGGCGGCGACCTGGGCTGGCTCTACCAGGGCGACACGGTGCCCGATTTCGAGCGGGCCATGGACGCGCTGAAACTCAATGAAGTCGGCCAGCCGGTGCGTTCGCCGTTCGGCTGGCATCTGATCCAGGTGCTCGAACGCCGCACGGAGGACGCATCCCAGGAACGCCGGCGCCTGATCGCGCGCCAGGCGCTGCGCGAGCGCAAGTCCGACGAGGCCTACCAGGACTGGCTGCGCCAGTTGCGCGACCGCGCCTACGTCGAATACCGCCTCGAGGAGAAATGACGGTTATCGCCGTCACCTCCGGCGAACCCGCCGGCATCGGGCCGGACATCTGCCTCGCACTGGCCGGCGCCGACCTGCCGGTGCGCGTGGCCGTGCTGGGCGATCGCGACCTGCTGGCGGCGCGGGCGCGGCGGATTGGCGCAGGCATCGACGGCCTCGATATCCGGCATGTCCCGCTCCGTGCGCCCTGCGTCGCCGGCCGGCTCGATGCCGCCAACGCCCCCTATGTGCTGGAGCTGCTCGACCGCGCGCTGGTCGGCTGTCGGTCGGGCGAATTCGCGGCGATGGTCACGGCGCCGGTCCACAAGGGCGTCATCAACGACGCCGGCATCCCGTTCACCGGCCACACCGAATACCTCGCGGAGAAGACCGGCACGCGACGCGTCGTGATGATGCTGGCCGCCACGGGAGAAAACGAGGGGCTGCGCGTGGCGCTGGCGACCACGCACCTGCCTCTCAAGGACGTGCCCGCCGCGATCACGCGAGAGGAACTGACGGCGACGATCCGCATCCTGCACGGCGATCTCGTCTCGAAGTTCGGCATCGGCCGGCCGCACATCCTCGTCGCCGGCCTCAACCCGCACGCCGGCGAGGGCGGCCACATGGGCCGCGAGGAGATCGACGTCATCGCGCCGGTGCTGGAAAATCTGCGCGTCGAAGGCATGGATCTCGTCGGCCCCCTGCCCGCCGACACGCTGTTCACGAAGCATGTGCTGGCCGGCTCGCACGCCCAGCTCGCGATGTATCACGACCAGGGACTGGCGGTGCTCAAGTACGCCGCCTTCGAGGACGGCATCAACATCACGCTGGGCCTGCCCGTGCTCCGCATCTCGGTCGATCACGGCACGGCGTGCGACCTCGCCGGCACGGGACGCGCCAGCCCGGCCAGCCTCTTCGCCGCCGTGAAGCTGGCCGCCGAGATCGTCGCGCGACAATGAAACACACGCCTCGCAAGAGGTTTGGGCAGAACTTTCTCATTGCGACCGGCGTCATCCGCGACATCGTCGAAGCCATCGCGCCACGGCCCGATGACCGCATGGTGGAGATCGGCCCGGGGATGGGGGCGCTGACGGAGCCGCTGCTCGAAAAACTGGACCACCTGCACGTCGTCGAGATCGACCGGGACCTGATCGCGCAGCTGCGCGAGCGGTTTGCGCCTGACCGATTGACGATCCACGAGGGCGACGCGCTGGAATTCGATTTCGGCAGCCTGGGGCCGGGACTGCGCGTGGTCGGCAACCTGCCCTACAACATCTCGACGCCGCTCTTGTTCCACCTCGCAGGCTTCGCGGCTTCCGTGTGCGACATGCACTTCATGCTGCAGAAGGAAGTGGTGGATCGCATGGTGGCCCCGCCCGGCGGCGGCGAGTATGGACGGCTGTCCGTGATGCTGCAATACCGCTTCGGGATGGAACGGCTGTTCCTCGTACCACCCGACGCCTTCGATCCGGCGCCGAAGGTGGAATCGGCCATCGTGCGCCTCCTGCCCAGGCCGGCGGAAACGCGGACCGTCCGGGACGAGACATTATTCGGCCGCATCGTCACGGCGGCCTTCGGCCAGCGCCGCAAGATGCTGCGGAACACCCTGCGGGACTGGTTTTCCGAAGCGCAGCTACAGGGCCTCGGCATCGCGCCGACGGCGCGCGCCGAGGAACTTGCGGTCGAGGATTACGTGCGCCTCGCCAATGCTCTCACTCCTTCTTCATCGGGCAGGTGCTGATGCCCAGAAGAGGGTAGATCGCGCAGAAGCCGACAGCTCCCGTGACGAGGGGCACGATGCCGATCCAGGCCCAGACCGGGCCATCCATCAATGTCCAGACCACCAGGGCCAGACCAACGACAATGCGCAGGATGCGATCGATACCGCCGACGTTCATTTTCATGATGACCCTCCTTCGAAATTAAAGGGGCTCTCATACTATCAGTTCCGCGATCACCGGCGCGTGGTCGGAGGGACGTTCCAGCTTGCGCGGCTCCCGGTCGACCGAACAGGCGGCGCAACCCAGGGCCGGGGACAGCAGGATGTGGTCGAGGCGCAGCCCCATGTTCCCGCGAAAGCCCATCATGCGATAGTCCCACCAGGTGAAGCTCATCGAAGGCTGGTCGAAGAGGCGGAAGGCATCCGAAAGGCCCAGGCCCAGCAGCGCGCGGAAGGCGTCGCGTTCCGGCTCGGAGCAGAGAATCTGGCCGCGCCAGGCGACGGGATCGTACACGTCGCGGTCTTCCGGCGCGATATTGAAATCGCCGAGCAGCGCCAGCCGCGGGTGCCGGGCCAGTTCCTCGCGCAGCCAGGCGGTCAGCGCCTTGAGCCATTTCAGCTTGTATTCGTACTTGTCCGAGCCGACGGCCTGCCCGTTGGGGAAATAGGCGCAGACGATGCGCACTCCACCGACGGTGGCGGCGATAAGCCGCGCCTGGGGATCGTCGAATTCCGGAATGCCCCGCACGACATCGGCGGCTTCGGCGCGCGACAGGATGGCGACGCCGTTGTAGGTCTTCTGGCCGCAATGGACGGCCCGGTAGCCGGCGGCCTCGATCTCGGCGAAGGGGAAGACGCCGTCCTCCAGTTTCGTTTCCTGAAGACAGAGCGCGTCGGGCTGATGGGCGGCGAGCCAGTCCAGCACCTGGGGCAGGCGCACCTTGAGGGAATTGACGTTCCAAGTAGCGAGACGGACCTGCGGCACGGAGAATTTTCCTCCGGATCGGAATTACGCGGAAATCATCCCGTTGTGGCGCAACAGGGCATCGACCTGCGGCGCGCGGCCGCGGAACGCCCTGAACGACTCCATCGCGGGGCGCGCGCCGCCGACGGCCAGTATCTCGCGCCGGAAACGCTCGCCGACCTGCGCGTCGAGCGCGCTGCCGGAACGCTCCGCCGCCTCCTCGAATGCCTCGAAGGCGTCGGCGGAGAGCACCTCGGCCCACTTGTAGCTGTAGTAGCCGGCCGCGTAGCCGCCACCGAAGATGTGGGAGAAGCTCTGCGGGAAACGGTTCCACTCGGGCGGGAAGATCACGGCCACTTCCTTGCGCACCTCGTCGAGCAACTGCAGGAAGGTCTGGCGCGTGCCGTCGAATTCGCTATGTAGCAACAGGTCGAAGAGGCTGAACTCGATCTGGCGCAGCATCTGCATGCCGCCCTGGAAGTTTTTCGCCGCGATCATCTTGTCGTAGAGGGTGCGAGGCAGTGGCTCGTTTGTCTCGGCATGCGCCGTCATGCCCTGAAGCACGTCCCACTCCCAGCAGAAGTTCTCCATGAACTGGCTGGGCAGTTCCACGGCATCCCATTCGACTCCGTGGATGCCCGAAACCGACAGTTCGTCCACCTGGGTCAACAGATGGTGCAGGCCGTGGCCGGTTTCGTGGAACAGGGTGGTCACGTCGTCGTGGCTGAAAGTGGCGGGCTTGCCGCCCACCGGCGCCGGGAAGTTGCAGTTCAGATAGGCCACGGGCGTTTGCAGGCCGGCGGCGGTACGGTGGCGGCCGATGGCGTCGGCCATCCAGGCGCCGCCCCGCTTGGTTTCACGGGCATAGATGTCCATGTAGAAACGGCCCACCAGCTCGTCGCCATCCCCTTTCTTGACGATGCGCCAGAAGCGCACGTCCGGATGCCAGACGGCCGCGCTGTCCGGCTCGATACGCACCGAGAACAGGGATTCGATGACCCGGAACAGGCCGGCCATCACCTTGTGCTCTGGGAAATACTGCTTCACCTCCTCGTCCGAGAAGGCGTAGCGGGCCAGCTTGAGTTTTTCCGAGGCCCAGGCCATGTCCCAGCTTTCCAGTTTGGACAGGCCCAGTTCGGCGCGGGCGAATTCATGGAGCTCGGCCACGTCCCTCTCGGCGAAGGGCCGCGCCTTGGCCGCCAGTTCGCGCAGGAAGCCGGCGACCTGGGCCGGCGACTCGGCCATCTTGGGCACTAGGGAGACCTCGGCGAAACTGCCGTAGCCCAGCAGGGCCGCTTCCTCGGCGCGCAATTGCAGGATGCGGCCGATCAGAAGGCCGTTATCCCACTCGGGCTTGCCGAATTCCGAGGCCCGGGTGACATAGGCCCGGTACATGCGCTCGCGCAGGCTCCGGTCGTCGGCATACTGCATGACCGGGATGTAGGCGGGCGCCCGGAGGGTGAATTTCCAGCCCGGCTTGCCTTCCTTCTCCGCCGCGGCCCGCGCGGCGGCCTTCACATCGTCCGGCAGGCCGGCCAGACCCGCTTCGTCCGTCACCCATTCGTTGTGGGCGTTGGTGGCGTCCAGCAGGTTCTCGGAAAACTTGGCGCGCAGGGCAGCCTGTTCCTCCTGGATTTCCTGGAAGCGCGGCTTCTGCGCCTCGGGAAGATCGGCGCCCGAGAGGCGGAAGTCGCGAATGTCGTTATCGACGATACGTTTGCGGGCCTCAGTCAGCATTGGATATTCGGCGCTGGCCCACAGTGCCTTGATCTTGGCGAACAAGGCCAGGTTCTGCCCCAGCTCGGCCTGGTAGCGCGCCACCTCGGGCAGCAGGGCATTGTAGGCCTCGCGCCACTCGGGCACGTCCATGACGGAGTGCAAGTGCGCGACGATGCCCCAGGCCCGGGACAGGCGTTCGCCGGCGTCGGTCATGGGCGCCATGAGGTCGTCCCACGTGGCGGGCGTCTCCGGCTTTTCCAGCGCGGCGATCAGGGCCCTGCTCTCTTCCAGCAGTTGGCGGATGGCGGGGGCAACGTGGTCGGGGCGGATTGCGTCAAAACGCGGCAGCCCGGTGAAATCGAGCAATGGGTTCATGTGGTGAGGCGAGCGAGCGCTTCGCGGTATTTGGTCGTGGTCTTTTCGACGATCCCGGCGGGCAGCCGGGGGCCGGGCGCCCGCTTGTTCCAGTCGAGCGTCTCCAGGTAGTCGCGCACGAACTGCTTGTCGAAGCTCGCGGGGCTCGTGCCGACCCGGTAGGTATCGGCCGGCCAGAAGCGCGACGAATCGGGGGTGAGCACCTCGTCGATGAGATACAGCGTGCCGGCCTCGTCGAGGCCGAACTCGAACTTGGTGTCCGCGATGATGATGCCGCGCGTGAGGGCGTAGTCGGCGGCCTCCTTGTAGAGGCGCAGCGCGGCGTCGCGCACCTGGGCCGCCAGCGCCGGGCCGATGGTCTTTTCGACCGTGGCGTAGTCGATGTTCTCGTCGTGCGTGCCGATCTCAGCCTTGGTGGAGGGCGTGAACAGCGGCTGGGGCAGCTGCTGCGCCATCCGCAACCCGGCGGGCAGCGGGATGCCGCAAACCTTGCCCGTGGCCTGGTAGTCCTTCCAGCCGGAACCGATCAGGTAACCGCGCACCACCGCCTCGATGGGCAGCGGCTTCAGCCGCCTGACGACGATGGCGCGGCCGCGTACCTGATCGCGCTCGTCGGGCGCCACCACGGTTTCCGGGTCGATCCCGGTGAGCTGGTTGGGGATGATGTGGCCGAGCCTGCCGAACCAGAAGTTGGCCACGGCCGTGAGCACCTCGCCCTTGCCGGGGATCGGATCGGGCAGGATCACGTCGAAGGCGGAGAGGCGGTCGGTGGTGACGATCAGCATCCGGTCATCGCCGACGGCGTAGTTGTCGCGCACCTTGCCGCGGCCGAGCAGCGGCAGGCTCCTGATGGAGGATTCGTAGAGAGGAGTGGTCATGGTCATTCGCGCACGTAGGGTTTGCCGTTGCGTTCCGCGTCCTCCCGGTAGGGAAAGCGCGTGTGGCCGAAGCGGACCGCCAGCACGGCGATGGTGAGAAGGAAAATGGCGACGGCCACCGCAAGCATGCGCCACTCGGTCATGTCCTTGAGGTCGAGGATCAGGTAGCGGGCCAGGGCCACCATGGCGATATAGAGCGGATAGCGCACCGGCAGGTGGCCGGACTTGAAATACTGGCCGACCATGGCCAGCACTTCCAGGTACAGGAACATCAGCAGCAGGTCGGCCAGATGCACCCGCTTCGCCTCGAACATGGCGACGATCTCGTGGTACATGGCCGTGGTGGTCGCGAATGCGATCACCAGCAGGCCGACATACTCGACGGCGTCGAGCCCGCCGCCGAAGAAGCGGCGAATGCGGTCGAATGCGTGGGATTGGATGTCCATGGCGGACGTTTACTCCTCGAAGATATCTCGCAGTATACCTAGCAGAGCGGCCAGCGTCGCAGCGTCGATCTTGCCCTGACGCTTGACGAGCCGTGCCTTGTCGAGGATGCGCATCTGTTCAGGCAGGATCAGGCCTTTCTTGCCGCCGAAGGCCACGGGCACGCGAAACGGCGCCGGTTGGCTGCCGGTGGTCATCGGGGCCACCAGCACCGTGCGCAGCCAGTCGTGAATCTCGGGCGGCGATACGATCACGCAAGGCCGCGTCTTCTGGATTTCCGCGCCGACGGTCGGATCGAGCGCAGCCAGCCAGATGTCGCCTCGCTTGACCTTCACCATTGCAGCAGGGCGTCTTCGGCGTTGGCGAATTCCGGCCAGATCGGGGCATCGTCGCCTTGCCCCGCGATCTCGCGCGCAGCCTCGGCCCAGCCGGCGCGCGGGCGATGTTCGCGGACCGGACGCAAGACAATGGCGCCGTTTTCCACGGACATATCGACATCCGTCTCCAGGCCGGTTTCCATCAGCAACGGCTTCGGAATCAGCACGCCCTGGGAGTTGCCGATTTTTCGAATGGAGGTGCGCATGGGGTGTCTTCCTTGTGGTTTTACAATGTTATAACTATACGCTGCAACCGCCCCAATGCAAAGAGGCCGTCGGCGGTATGCCGACGGCCTCGAACCTCCAGCAAATCGCCGCTTACTTGACGATCTGCGCCAGCTCGCCCTTCTTATAGCGCTCGGCCATCTTTTCCAGGGGAATCGCCTTGATCTTCGAGGCCATGCCGGCGCAGCCGAAGGCTTCGTAGCGCGTCTTGCAGATGGCTTTCATTCCCTTGCGCGCCTCGGTCAGGTACTTGCGCGGGTCGAACTCCTTGGAGTGTTCGACAAAATACTTGCGGATGGCGCCGGTGGAGGCCATGCGCAGGTCGGTGTCGATGTTCACCTTGCGCACGCCGTGCTTGATGCCCTCGACGATCTCCTCGACGGGCACGCCGTAGGTCGAGCCCATCGTGCCGCCGAACTGGTTGATGATCGCCAGCAGCTCCTGCGGCACGCTGGAGGAGCCGTGCATCACGAGGTGGGTGTTGGGGATGCGGGCGTTGATCTCCTTGATGCGGTCGATGCGCAGCACGGCGCCCGTGGGCGGGCGGGTGAACTTGTATGCGCCGTGGCTGGTGCCGATGGCGATGGCCAGGGCGTCGACGCCGGTGGCCCGGACGAACTCGGCCGCCTCGTTGGGATCGGTGAGGAGCTGGCTGTGGTCGAGCGTGCCCTCCGCGCCGTGGCCGTCCTCCTTCTCGCCCTTGCCGGTCTCCAGCGAGCCCAGGCAGCCCAGCTCGCCCTCGACGGAAACGCCGATGGCGTGGGCGATGTCGACGACGTGCCGGGTGACCCTGGCGTTGTATTCGAAGGTGGAGGGCGTCTTGGCGTCCTCCATCAGAGAGCCGTCCATCATGACGCTGGAGAAGCCGGATCGCATCGACTGGATGCAGACGGAGGGGCTGGCGCCGTGGTCCTGGTGCATGACGATGGGCAGGTCGGGATGACTTTCGATGGCCGCCTCGATCAGGTGGCGCAGGTACGCTTCGCCGGCGTATTTGCGGGCGCCGGCCGAGCCTTGCATGATGACGGGGCTGTCGGTTTCCTCGGCGGCCTCCATGATGGCCTGGATCTGTTCGAGGTTGTTGACGTTGAACGCCGGCAGGCCGTAGCCGTTTTCGGCGGCATGGTCGAGCAACTGGCGCATGGAAACGAGGGGCATGGCAGTCTCCTGGTTGTGATGGGTTAATCGGTGGTGCCGCGGCGCTCGCCGACCTTGACGATCCTCAGCGTGTTGGTGCCGCCCGGCTGGCCGATGGGCTCGCCGAAGGTCATCACGATGAGGTCGCCCGGGGCGACGACGCCGGAACGGACAAGTTCGTCCTCGGCCTCGCCCAGCAGTTCGTCGCGGTCGCGGCCGACATGACGGATGAGCAGAGGATACACGCCTTTGAATATGCTGACCTTGTAGCGGGTGCGGATCTCCGGCGTCATGGCGTAGATGGGAACGCCGTAATGCAGGCGCGACATCCACAGCGCCGTCGAGCCCGATTCGGTCAGGGTGGCGATGGCCTTCACCTTGAGGTGGTGGGCGGCGAACAGCGCGGCCATGGCGATGGACTGGTCGATGCGGGTGAACACCCGGTCGAGGAAATCCTTTTCAAGGGCGACCTCGGCCGACTTCTCGGCCTCGACGCAGATGCGCGCCATGGCCTCGACGGTCTGCACCGGATATTCGCCGGAGGCGGTCTCGGCCGAGAGCATGACGGCGTCGGTGCCGTCGAGCACGGCGTTGGCGACGTCCGAGACCTCGGCGCGGGTGGGCACCGGGCTGTGGATCATGGATTCCATCATCTGCGTCGCCGTGATGACGAACTTGTTGTGTTCACGGGCGGCGCGGATGATCCTCTTTTGCAGGGCCGGCACGGCCGCGTCGCCGACTTCGACGGCCAGGTCGCCGCGGGCGACCATCACGCCGTCGCAGGCGTGCAGGATGTCCTCCAGGTTCTGGATGGCCTCGACGCGCTCGATCTTCGCGATGACCAGCGCCCGCGATCCGGCCTCATGCAGGAGTTCGCGGGCCAGGCGCAGGTCGCCGCCCGACTTGGGGAAGGAGACGGCGACATAGTCGGCGTTGATGCTCGCCGCGATCCGGATGTCTTCCATGTCCTTCGGCGTCAGCGCCGGCGCCGAGAGGCCGCCGCCCTGCTTGTTGATGCCCTTGTTGTTGGACAGCTCGCCGCCATGCCGCACGCGGCAGTGGATCTCGCCTTCCTCGATGCGGTCGACGTCCATGACGATGCGGCCGTCGTCGAGCAGCAGGACATCGCCTGCGGCGACGTCCTCCACCAGTTCCGGGTAATCGAGGCCGACGCGGCCGACGTCGCCGGATTCGCAGCGGGCCGCGAGGATGAAGTCCTGGCCGGGCTTCAGCAGCACCTTGCCTGCCGCGAATTTTCCGATGCGGATCTTGGGCCCCTGCAGGTCGGCCATGATGCCGATGGTGCGGCTCTGGGCGCTGGCGGCCAGGCGCAGGTTATCCACCCGCCGCCGGTGATCCTCGACGGTGCCGTGCGAGAAGTTGAGCCGCACGACATCGATGCCGGCGGCGACCAGCCTGTTGACCGCCGTCGGATCGGTGGAGGCCGGTCCGAGGGTGGCGACGATCTTGGTGGTGCGCCGCATCGTGGGCGGGCTCAACCCTTTGCCCGCTGCTCCAGGATTTCGATCGCGGGCAGCGCCTTGCCCTCGAGGTATTCGAGGAATGCGCCGCCGGCCGTGGAGATGTAGGACACCTTGTCGTAGATGCCGTACTTCTGGATGGCGGCGATGGTGTCGCCGCCGCCGGCCAGCGTGAAGGCCGATGTCGCGGCGATGGCGTCGGCAATCTTTTTCGTGCCGGCGCCGAACTGGTCGAACTCGAACACGCCGACCGGGCCATTCCAGACGACGGTGCCGGCCTTCATGATGATGTCGACGAGTTCCTGGGCGGATTTCGGGCCGATGTCGAAGATCATGTCGTCATCGACCACGGCCCCGGCGTCCTTGAGCACGGCGGGTTCGGCGGCGTCGAACTTCTTGCCGCAGACCACGTCGACGGCGATCGGGATGGTCGCGCCACGCGCCGCCATCTTCTTCATCAGGGCCTGGGCGGTGGGCACCAGGTCGTCTTCGCACAGCGACTTGCCGATGTTCTTGCCGGCGGCCTTCAGGAAGGTGTTGGCGATGC is drawn from Candidatus Nitricoxidivorans perseverans and contains these coding sequences:
- a CDS encoding peptidylprolyl isomerase, with amino-acid sequence MKTLPSLLLAVAALLPPAVAAQRSQPIEADRIIAVVNSEAITLFELRARMAMVERQLRSRNVQLPPRDVLEPQLLERMIIDRLQLQFAKETGMQVSDGELDAALRRIAEGNRFSIQDFRAALARDGIAWDKFREEIREEMLVSRLRDREVESRIVVSEGEIDNYLANPGKADGGETAQLAHIVVRVPEQADAAQLARFRARAEQAWQQVRGGDDFGRVAASFSDVPDGLSGGMMDMRPIDRLPGLYAEAVQKMKPGEISEILRSPAGFHIIKLVERRGGATPTQALRQTHARHILVKVNELVSDAEARHKLTGLKERLDNGADFAELARLHSNDLSAARGGDLGWLYQGDTVPDFERAMDALKLNEVGQPVRSPFGWHLIQVLERRTEDASQERRRLIARQALRERKSDEAYQDWLRQLRDRAYVEYRLEEK
- the pdxA gene encoding 4-hydroxythreonine-4-phosphate dehydrogenase PdxA, producing MTVIAVTSGEPAGIGPDICLALAGADLPVRVAVLGDRDLLAARARRIGAGIDGLDIRHVPLRAPCVAGRLDAANAPYVLELLDRALVGCRSGEFAAMVTAPVHKGVINDAGIPFTGHTEYLAEKTGTRRVVMMLAATGENEGLRVALATTHLPLKDVPAAITREELTATIRILHGDLVSKFGIGRPHILVAGLNPHAGEGGHMGREEIDVIAPVLENLRVEGMDLVGPLPADTLFTKHVLAGSHAQLAMYHDQGLAVLKYAAFEDGINITLGLPVLRISVDHGTACDLAGTGRASPASLFAAVKLAAEIVARQ
- the rsmA gene encoding 16S rRNA (adenine(1518)-N(6)/adenine(1519)-N(6))-dimethyltransferase RsmA; amino-acid sequence: MKHTPRKRFGQNFLIATGVIRDIVEAIAPRPDDRMVEIGPGMGALTEPLLEKLDHLHVVEIDRDLIAQLRERFAPDRLTIHEGDALEFDFGSLGPGLRVVGNLPYNISTPLLFHLAGFAASVCDMHFMLQKEVVDRMVAPPGGGEYGRLSVMLQYRFGMERLFLVPPDAFDPAPKVESAIVRLLPRPAETRTVRDETLFGRIVTAAFGQRRKMLRNTLRDWFSEAQLQGLGIAPTARAEELAVEDYVRLANALTPSSSGRC
- a CDS encoding DUF2892 domain-containing protein, which gives rise to MKMNVGGIDRILRIVVGLALVVWTLMDGPVWAWIGIVPLVTGAVGFCAIYPLLGISTCPMKKE
- the xth gene encoding exodeoxyribonuclease III, which codes for MPQVRLATWNVNSLKVRLPQVLDWLAAHQPDALCLQETKLEDGVFPFAEIEAAGYRAVHCGQKTYNGVAILSRAEAADVVRGIPEFDDPQARLIAATVGGVRIVCAYFPNGQAVGSDKYEYKLKWLKALTAWLREELARHPRLALLGDFNIAPEDRDVYDPVAWRGQILCSEPERDAFRALLGLGLSDAFRLFDQPSMSFTWWDYRMMGFRGNMGLRLDHILLSPALGCAACSVDREPRKLERPSDHAPVIAELIV
- a CDS encoding M3 family metallopeptidase, encoding MNPLLDFTGLPRFDAIRPDHVAPAIRQLLEESRALIAALEKPETPATWDDLMAPMTDAGERLSRAWGIVAHLHSVMDVPEWREAYNALLPEVARYQAELGQNLALFAKIKALWASAEYPMLTEARKRIVDNDIRDFRLSGADLPEAQKPRFQEIQEEQAALRAKFSENLLDATNAHNEWVTDEAGLAGLPDDVKAAARAAAEKEGKPGWKFTLRAPAYIPVMQYADDRSLRERMYRAYVTRASEFGKPEWDNGLLIGRILQLRAEEAALLGYGSFAEVSLVPKMAESPAQVAGFLRELAAKARPFAERDVAELHEFARAELGLSKLESWDMAWASEKLKLARYAFSDEEVKQYFPEHKVMAGLFRVIESLFSVRIEPDSAAVWHPDVRFWRIVKKGDGDELVGRFYMDIYARETKRGGAWMADAIGRHRTAAGLQTPVAYLNCNFPAPVGGKPATFSHDDVTTLFHETGHGLHHLLTQVDELSVSGIHGVEWDAVELPSQFMENFCWEWDVLQGMTAHAETNEPLPRTLYDKMIAAKNFQGGMQMLRQIEFSLFDLLLHSEFDGTRQTFLQLLDEVRKEVAVIFPPEWNRFPQSFSHIFGGGYAAGYYSYKWAEVLSADAFEAFEEAAERSGSALDAQVGERFRREILAVGGARPAMESFRAFRGRAPQVDALLRHNGMISA
- a CDS encoding phosphoribosylaminoimidazolesuccinocarboxamide synthase produces the protein MTTPLYESSIRSLPLLGRGKVRDNYAVGDDRMLIVTTDRLSAFDVILPDPIPGKGEVLTAVANFWFGRLGHIIPNQLTGIDPETVVAPDERDQVRGRAIVVRRLKPLPIEAVVRGYLIGSGWKDYQATGKVCGIPLPAGLRMAQQLPQPLFTPSTKAEIGTHDENIDYATVEKTIGPALAAQVRDAALRLYKEAADYALTRGIIIADTKFEFGLDEAGTLYLIDEVLTPDSSRFWPADTYRVGTSPASFDKQFVRDYLETLDWNKRAPGPRLPAGIVEKTTTKYREALARLTT
- a CDS encoding phosphate-starvation-inducible PsiE family protein, translating into MDIQSHAFDRIRRFFGGGLDAVEYVGLLVIAFATTTAMYHEIVAMFEAKRVHLADLLLMFLYLEVLAMVGQYFKSGHLPVRYPLYIAMVALARYLILDLKDMTEWRMLAVAVAIFLLTIAVLAVRFGHTRFPYREDAERNGKPYVRE
- a CDS encoding type II toxin-antitoxin system PemK/MazF family toxin, whose product is MVKVKRGDIWLAALDPTVGAEIQKTRPCVIVSPPEIHDWLRTVLVAPMTTGSQPAPFRVPVAFGGKKGLILPEQMRILDKARLVKRQGKIDAATLAALLGILRDIFEE
- a CDS encoding AbrB/MazE/SpoVT family DNA-binding domain-containing protein, which produces MRTSIRKIGNSQGVLIPKPLLMETGLETDVDMSVENGAIVLRPVREHRPRAGWAEAAREIAGQGDDAPIWPEFANAEDALLQW
- the fba gene encoding fructose-bisphosphate aldolase class II (catalyzes the reversible aldol condensation of dihydroxyacetonephosphate and glyceraldehyde 3-phosphate in the Calvin cycle, glycolysis, and/or gluconeogenesis) codes for the protein MPLVSMRQLLDHAAENGYGLPAFNVNNLEQIQAIMEAAEETDSPVIMQGSAGARKYAGEAYLRHLIEAAIESHPDLPIVMHQDHGASPSVCIQSMRSGFSSVMMDGSLMEDAKTPSTFEYNARVTRHVVDIAHAIGVSVEGELGCLGSLETGKGEKEDGHGAEGTLDHSQLLTDPNEAAEFVRATGVDALAIAIGTSHGAYKFTRPPTGAVLRIDRIKEINARIPNTHLVMHGSSSVPQELLAIINQFGGTMGSTYGVPVEEIVEGIKHGVRKVNIDTDLRMASTGAIRKYFVEHSKEFDPRKYLTEARKGMKAICKTRYEAFGCAGMASKIKAIPLEKMAERYKKGELAQIVK